A window of the Cheilinus undulatus linkage group 21, ASM1832078v1, whole genome shotgun sequence genome harbors these coding sequences:
- the bcl2l12 gene encoding uncharacterized protein bcl2l12 has protein sequence MSSSAADRLSSVSSMSSISLMEIKAESHLVLKAFLHRTLAVPLDQRPGRVGGAYKDHNKLSSKPQPRPKDSVESQLEELSSADEKKSGFKDFIKQLPRRNTSLRLAKESKGSLERDGRSKPGNHRELTEGDMASPSTSSGEDDSEKKQKKKLNPKKIRERLSKIFKKRTDKDKDKDRGDHPQRPDSLPIREPDPDPSPIISPSHPPEFYEEVAERLEQIAQKSTSIKKHSPVNQLSPGSEKEVMVQRLVEVLSSEGDSINTKIQSDAFLRSSLTRLSYPSFAKLLDTFSSTQVSEAPPLPPTASPTLRRMAVTMEVSRRIVTATGTQRMQGYAECYMETFAPWVKSHGGWDNIAEQLEDSEYD, from the exons ATGTCGTCGTCAGCTGCAGACCGCCTCTCCTCCGTCTCCTCCATGTCCTCCATCTCTCTGATGGAGATCAAGGCGGAGAGCCACCTGGTCCTTAAAGCCTTCCTCCACCGAACCCTCGCCGTCCCTCTGGACCAGAGACCGGGACGAGTGGGAGGAGCCTACAAGGATCACAACAAGCTCAG CTCCAAGCCTCAGCCCAGACCCAAGGACAGCGTGGAGTCTCAGCTTGAGGAATTGAGCTCAGCAGATGAGAAGAAATCAGGATTTAAAGACTTTATAAAGCAGCTTCCTCGTAGGAATACCTCTCTGAGACTGGCTAAAGAGTCCAAAGGTTCTCTGGAGAGAGACGGACGGAGCAAACCAGGAAACCACCGAGAGCTCACTGAG GGTGATATGGCGTCCCCATCTACTTCATCGGGGGAAGACGACAGTgagaagaaacagaagaagaaactgaaCCCTAAAAAGATCAGGGAGAGGCTGTCCAAGATTTTCAAGAAGAGGACAGACAAGGACAAGGACAAGGACAGAGGTGACCATCCACAGAGACCTGACAGCCTGCCCATCAGAGAACCTGATCCTGATCCATCGCCCATCATCTCCCCCA GTCATCCTCCAGAGTTTTACGAAGAGGTGGCAGAACGGCTGGAACAGATCGCTCAGAAGTCCACCAGCATAAAGAAACACAGTCCTGTGAACCAGCTGTCCCCAG GGTCTGAGAAAGAGGTCATGGTCCAGAGACTTGTTGAGGTTCTGTCATCAGAGGGAGACTCCATCAACACTAAG ATCCAGTCCGACGCCTTCCTGCGGTCAAGCCTAACACGTCTTTCGTACCCGTCCTTCGCCAAACTCCTTGACACCTTCAGCAGCACGCAGGTATCGGAGGCCCCGCCCCTTCCCCCCACCGCTAGCCCCACGCTCAGACGCATGGCGGTAACCATGGAGGTGTCACGCAGGATCGTCACAGCAACGGGAACTCAACGCATGCAGGGTTATGCTGAGTGTTACATGGAGACGTTCGCTCCTTGGGTGAAGAGTCACGGAGGATGG GACAACATCGCAGAACAGCTGGAGGACTCTGAGTACGACTGA
- the tspan4b gene encoding tetraspanin-4: MSVSRRCLCCVKYLMFVFNLIFWLGGCGLFGVGVWLSFTQAEFSSLPLSFPSLSAANLLLLAGGITMVTGFLGCLGALKEQRCLLVMFFVILLLLVLTEVVLVLVIHVFHDKLDAKAQDELKEGMKIYPTEPGLKKSWDNVQKMFKCCGVTNKTDWYEVLNGTLPSSCCSVGSDLCVDGWSEPCYQKARQWLLDNIPSVLVFGVCIGVVQILALVFSMLMYCQILCAEKHLD; the protein is encoded by the exons ATGTCCGTGTCTCGGAGGTGTCTGTGCTGTGTCAAATATCTCATGTTCGTCTTCAACCTCATCTTCTGG CTGGGCGGCTGCGGTCTGTTTGGCGTCGGCGTCTGGCTCTCTTTCACTCAGGCCGAgttctcctccctccctctctccttcccGTCTCTGTCGGCCGCcaacctgctgctgctggctggGGGAATCACCATGGTGACGGGCTTCCTGGGCTGTCTGGGCGCTCTGAAGGAACAGCGCTGCCTGCTGGTCATG TTCTTTGTGATCCTGCTGCTGCTCGTCCTCACTGAGGTCGTTCTGGTGCTGGTCATCCACGTCTTCCATGACAAG CTGGACGCTAAAGCTCAGGATGAGCTGAAAGAAGGAATGAAGATCTACCCAACAGAACCAGGACTGAAGAAATCCTGGGACAACGTCCAGAAAATG TTCAAGTGTTGTGGAGTGACCAATAAGACAGACTGGTATGAGGTCCTGAACGGTACCCTGCCCTCGTCCTGCTGCTCTGTGGGGTCAGATCtgtgtgtggatggatggagcgAG CCGTGCTACCAGAAGGCTCGGCAGTGGTTGCTGGATAACATCCCATCGGTGCTGGTGTTTGGAGTGTGTATCGGTGTAGTTCAG ATCCTGGCTCTGGTCTTCTCCATGCTCATGTATTGTCAGATTCTGTGTGCAGAGAAACATCTGGACTGA